Proteins encoded together in one Kingella oralis window:
- a CDS encoding type IV pilus twitching motility protein PilT produces the protein MQITDLLAFGVKNKASDLHISAGLPPMIRVNGDIRRINLPEMNADEVGTMISSIMNDLQRKNYQQNLETDFSFELPNIARFRVNAFNTNRGPAAVLRTIPSKVLTLEELKAPRIFQKIADNPRGLVLVTGPTGSGKSTTLAAMMDYVNEKYSAHILTIEDPIEFVHQSKKCLVNQRELGEHTHSFANALRSALREDPDIILVGEMRDPETIGLALTAAETGHLVFGTLHTTSAAKTIDRIIDVFPAAEKEMVRSMLSESLRAVIAQTLLKTKDGKGRVAAHEIMISTPAIRNLIRENKIAQMQSSIQTGQNFGMQTLDQCLQDLVRRNIVSLADARAKAQNPDMIV, from the coding sequence ATGCAGATTACCGACCTTCTCGCATTTGGCGTGAAAAACAAAGCATCAGACTTACACATCTCCGCAGGTCTGCCCCCCATGATTCGCGTGAACGGCGACATCCGCCGCATCAACCTGCCCGAAATGAACGCAGACGAAGTCGGCACAATGATTAGCTCCATCATGAACGACTTGCAACGCAAAAACTACCAACAAAATTTGGAAACCGACTTTTCGTTTGAACTGCCCAACATCGCCCGCTTCCGTGTGAACGCGTTTAACACCAACCGCGGGCCCGCCGCCGTGTTGCGTACCATTCCCAGCAAAGTTTTAACCTTGGAAGAGCTCAAAGCCCCGCGCATTTTCCAAAAAATCGCCGACAACCCACGCGGTTTGGTGTTGGTAACAGGGCCAACAGGTTCGGGCAAATCCACCACCCTTGCCGCCATGATGGACTATGTGAACGAAAAATATTCCGCCCACATCCTCACCATTGAAGACCCCATCGAGTTTGTGCACCAATCCAAAAAATGCCTTGTGAACCAACGCGAATTGGGCGAACACACCCACAGCTTCGCCAACGCCCTGCGCTCCGCCCTGCGTGAAGACCCCGATATTATTCTGGTGGGCGAGATGCGCGACCCCGAAACCATCGGCTTGGCATTGACTGCCGCCGAAACGGGGCACTTGGTGTTTGGCACCTTGCACACCACCTCCGCCGCCAAAACCATCGACCGTATTATCGACGTGTTCCCCGCAGCCGAAAAAGAGATGGTGCGTTCTATGTTGTCTGAATCATTACGCGCCGTTATCGCGCAAACGCTGCTGAAAACCAAAGACGGCAAAGGCCGTGTCGCCGCGCATGAAATCATGATTTCCACCCCCGCGATTCGTAACTTGATTCGCGAGAACAAAATTGCCCAAATGCAATCATCCATCCAAACGGGGCAAAACTTCGGCATGCAAACGCTTGACCAATGTTTGCAAGACTTGGTGCGCCGCAATATCGTGTCGCTTGCCGATGCCCGCGCCAAAGCGCAAAACCCCGATATGATTGTGTAA
- the xth gene encoding exodeoxyribonuclease III encodes MKIATWNVNSLNVRLPQVSDWLAAHQPDILVLQELKLEQDKYPAAAFRMMGWHTAWAGQKTYNGVAIISRHPLQDVQTGLPALPDDPQQRVIAATINDIRVINVYCVNGEALDSPKFAYKRQWFAALTEYVRDQLAQHPKLVLLGDFNIAPADDDVYDPQRWHEKILCSGEERQWFANLLNLGLHDALRHIYPTGAHYTWWDYRGAMFAKGLGLRIDHLLISPALRDSLRSVNIDSEARAQERPSDHAPVVAEWD; translated from the coding sequence ATGAAAATCGCCACATGGAACGTTAATTCGCTCAACGTGCGCCTGCCGCAAGTAAGCGACTGGCTCGCCGCCCACCAGCCCGATATATTGGTGCTGCAAGAGCTGAAACTGGAACAAGACAAATACCCCGCCGCCGCCTTTCGCATGATGGGCTGGCACACCGCATGGGCAGGGCAAAAAACCTACAACGGCGTCGCCATCATCAGCCGCCACCCGTTGCAAGACGTGCAAACAGGGCTGCCCGCGCTGCCCGACGACCCGCAGCAACGCGTGATTGCCGCCACCATCAACGACATCCGCGTAATCAATGTTTACTGCGTAAACGGCGAAGCGCTCGACAGCCCCAAATTCGCCTATAAACGCCAATGGTTTGCCGCGCTCACCGAATATGTGCGCGACCAGCTCGCCCAACACCCCAAGCTCGTGCTGCTGGGCGACTTCAACATCGCCCCTGCCGACGACGATGTGTACGACCCGCAACGCTGGCACGAAAAAATCCTCTGTTCCGGCGAAGAACGGCAATGGTTCGCCAACCTGCTCAACCTCGGGCTACATGACGCATTACGGCACATTTACCCCACCGGCGCGCACTACACATGGTGGGATTATCGCGGCGCGATGTTCGCCAAAGGCTTGGGGCTGCGCATTGACCACTTGCTGATTAGTCCCGCCCTGCGCGACAGCCTGCGCAGCGTGAACATCGACAGCGAAGCCCGCGCCCAAGAACGCCCCAGCGACCACGCGCCTGTGGTGGCGGAGTGGGATTGA
- a CDS encoding peroxiredoxin, which yields MPHFSLPSSNGDIFHSQAHLPLVVYFYPKDHTAGCTTEGLDFNRLLPEFQALGYTVVGISRDSVKTHQNFCAKQGFAFALLSDTDETVCRQFDVLKLKKLYGKEHMGIERSTFVLDSAGNIVHEWRKVKVAGHAEAVLAAVKNG from the coding sequence ATGCCCCATTTCTCCCTCCCCTCATCCAACGGCGATATTTTCCACAGCCAAGCGCATCTGCCGCTCGTTGTGTATTTCTATCCCAAAGACCACACCGCAGGCTGCACCACCGAAGGCTTGGATTTCAACCGCCTGCTGCCCGAATTTCAAGCCTTGGGCTACACCGTGGTCGGTATCTCGCGCGACAGCGTGAAAACCCACCAAAACTTCTGCGCCAAACAAGGCTTCGCCTTTGCCTTGCTCAGCGATACCGATGAAACCGTGTGCCGGCAATTCGACGTGTTGAAACTGAAAAAGCTCTACGGCAAAGAACACATGGGCATTGAACGCAGCACCTTCGTGTTAGACAGCGCAGGCAATATCGTGCACGAATGGCGCAAAGTGAAAGTGGCAGGGCACGCCGAAGCCGTGCTGGCGGCGGTAAAAAACGGCTAG
- a CDS encoding OmpA family protein, whose amino-acid sequence MKLMKTTTLAALTAALALSGCVTDATTGQNKISKTALYGLGGAATCGIVGALTHGGKGARNSALACGAVGAGVGGYMDYQEKKLREQLQGSGVAVDRQGDQIKLTMPAAVTFATNSATLSAQAQNSLSQAAQTLATYTDTTITIVGHTDNTGNDAINNPLSYNRAQSVANYLNQHGVAANRMSVSGQGSRQPVADNSTEAGRAQNRRVEILINPDQNAARAAGA is encoded by the coding sequence ATGAAACTGATGAAAACCACCACACTTGCCGCCCTCACCGCCGCGCTCGCATTGAGCGGCTGCGTAACCGATGCCACCACAGGGCAAAACAAAATCAGCAAAACCGCGCTTTACGGCTTGGGCGGCGCAGCCACCTGCGGCATCGTGGGCGCATTAACCCACGGCGGCAAAGGCGCGCGCAATTCTGCCTTGGCTTGCGGCGCAGTAGGCGCTGGCGTAGGCGGTTACATGGATTACCAAGAGAAAAAATTGCGTGAACAACTGCAAGGCTCAGGCGTTGCCGTGGATCGTCAAGGCGACCAAATTAAATTAACCATGCCCGCCGCCGTAACCTTCGCCACCAACAGCGCCACGCTTTCCGCCCAAGCGCAAAACTCGTTGAGCCAAGCCGCGCAAACGCTGGCAACCTACACCGACACCACCATCACCATCGTGGGACACACCGATAACACAGGCAACGATGCCATCAACAACCCCTTGTCGTACAACCGCGCCCAATCCGTTGCCAACTACCTGAACCAACACGGCGTGGCAGCTAACCGCATGAGCGTGTCAGGACAAGGCTCGCGCCAACCCGTTGCCGATAACAGCACCGAAGCAGGCCGCGCCCAAAACCGCCGCGTAGAAATTCTGATTAACCCCGACCAAAACGCCGCACGAGCCGCAGGCGCATAA
- the lapB gene encoding lipopolysaccharide assembly protein LapB, with the protein MENADIWSILVPIILLPAFFAMGWFAARIDMKTVLKQAKTVPAGFYASLDALVDKNTGRAAHNLAEVIDQQQNSYDLNLTLGKLYRQRGENDKAIAMHKALLDSPDTVGDKRTRVLYELGLNYQSAGLVDRAEQIFLELQQGNMAKQANEVLLNIYQQDRDWEQAIATAQLLAHDEQTYQFEMAQFYCEIAQSELFKSQFEQARAHIQAALSANKKCTRANMILGDIEQKQGNFQAAIDAYTAIEKQNHAYLSMIGEKLYDAYDALGKAQDGLEVLIGYAKMFPQLDLNSVIYEKSLLLWGEEKANQTMVELVRIKPDLNGMYRLLGLQMSDLNPQWKADADMMRTVIGRQVQRSWMYRCRNCHFKSQVFFWHCPACNKWETFTPNKIEV; encoded by the coding sequence ATGGAAAACGCTGACATTTGGTCAATACTTGTGCCGATTATTTTGCTGCCTGCGTTTTTTGCGATGGGCTGGTTTGCCGCGCGGATTGATATGAAAACCGTGCTGAAACAGGCAAAAACCGTGCCCGCAGGCTTTTACGCCAGCTTGGACGCGCTGGTGGATAAAAACACGGGGCGCGCGGCGCATAATCTTGCGGAAGTGATTGATCAACAACAAAATTCGTATGATTTGAATTTAACTTTGGGCAAGCTGTATCGCCAGCGCGGTGAAAACGATAAGGCGATTGCCATGCACAAGGCGTTGCTGGATTCACCCGACACGGTGGGCGACAAGCGCACGCGCGTGTTATACGAGCTGGGTTTGAACTACCAAAGCGCGGGCTTGGTGGACAGGGCCGAGCAAATTTTCTTGGAATTGCAGCAGGGCAATATGGCAAAGCAAGCCAACGAAGTGTTGCTCAATATTTATCAGCAAGACCGCGATTGGGAGCAAGCCATCGCCACCGCGCAGCTTTTGGCGCACGATGAGCAAACGTATCAATTTGAAATGGCGCAGTTTTATTGCGAAATCGCGCAGAGCGAATTGTTTAAATCGCAGTTTGAGCAGGCGCGTGCGCATATTCAGGCTGCCTTGTCTGCCAACAAAAAATGCACCCGTGCCAATATGATTTTGGGCGATATTGAGCAAAAGCAGGGCAACTTTCAGGCTGCCATTGATGCCTACACCGCGATTGAAAAGCAAAACCACGCTTATTTGAGCATGATAGGCGAGAAGCTGTATGACGCTTATGACGCGCTGGGCAAGGCGCAAGACGGCTTGGAAGTGCTGATTGGCTACGCCAAAATGTTCCCGCAGCTGGATTTGAACAGCGTGATTTACGAAAAATCGCTGCTGCTGTGGGGCGAGGAAAAAGCCAACCAAACGATGGTGGAGCTGGTGCGCATCAAGCCCGATTTGAACGGCATGTACCGCCTGCTGGGCTTGCAAATGAGCGATTTGAACCCGCAATGGAAAGCCGATGCCGATATGATGCGCACCGTGATTGGGCGACAGGTGCAGCGCAGCTGGATGTATCGCTGCCGCAACTGCCATTTTAAATCGCAAGTGTTTTTCTGGCACTGCCCCGCGTGCAACAAATGGGAAACGTTTACGCCGAACAAGATTGAGGTGTGA
- a CDS encoding LapA family protein: MKLFYTIIKLAILAVLLVFALINTAKVPFFYLPSESLELPLIVILFGAFVAGALFGLFALFGRLIHLRNENARLRAEVQKNARLTTQDITAPQPVNAAKK; this comes from the coding sequence ATGAAACTGTTTTACACGATAATCAAACTTGCGATTTTGGCGGTGCTGCTGGTGTTTGCTTTGATTAACACGGCAAAAGTACCATTTTTCTATCTGCCCAGCGAGTCGCTTGAATTGCCGCTGATTGTGATTTTGTTCGGCGCGTTTGTGGCGGGCGCGCTGTTCGGCTTGTTTGCGCTGTTTGGGCGTTTAATCCATCTGCGTAACGAGAACGCGCGCTTGCGTGCCGAAGTGCAAAAGAATGCCCGTTTGACCACGCAAGACATTACCGCGCCCCAGCCGGTTAACGCAGCCAAAAAATAA
- a CDS encoding DUF3465 domain-containing protein, whose translation MFKNKHKSKYQWVVLVLIVLLAVGKQWLAHRQSQQPNAPQVSTTQSQPQPSRDTQRQPEKAAPPAANFEHILQQAYQNHQSNLQIQGSGRVIKTLPDDTQGSRHQRFIVKLASGQTLLFAHNIDLAPKIRGLKKGDTIAFNGEYEWSEQGGVIHWTHKDPNGRHVDGWLEHNGQRYE comes from the coding sequence ATGTTTAAAAATAAACACAAATCCAAATACCAATGGGTTGTTTTGGTGTTGATTGTGTTGCTGGCGGTGGGCAAGCAATGGCTGGCGCACAGGCAAAGCCAACAGCCAAACGCGCCGCAAGTAAGCACAACGCAAAGCCAGCCGCAGCCAAGTAGGGATACGCAAAGGCAGCCTGAAAAAGCCGCGCCGCCCGCTGCCAACTTTGAACACATCTTGCAACAAGCCTATCAAAACCACCAAAGCAATCTGCAAATTCAAGGCAGCGGGCGCGTGATTAAAACCTTGCCCGATGACACGCAAGGCTCGCGCCATCAACGTTTTATTGTGAAACTCGCCAGCGGGCAAACGCTGCTGTTTGCTCACAATATAGACCTCGCGCCGAAAATTCGCGGCTTGAAAAAAGGCGACACCATCGCGTTTAACGGCGAATACGAATGGAGCGAGCAGGGCGGCGTGATTCATTGGACGCATAAAGACCCAAACGGTCGCCATGTTGATGGTTGGCTGGAACATAATGGGCAGCGGTATGAATAG
- the gltX gene encoding glutamate--tRNA ligase has translation MTIKTRFAPSPTGYLHIGGVRTALYSWAFAKHHGGEFLLRIEDTDLERSTAESVQIILQGMDWVGLHADNRDHIVYQTQNFPRYKELIQQLLASGHAYYCYCSKEELAAMREKAEREGTATYDRRWRPEAGKTLPPIPADIQPVVRFKNPLDGATHWHDAVKGEISIPNAALDDLIIARADGTPTYNFCVVVDDFDMGITHVIRGDDHVNNTPKQINIFKALGATPPVYAHLPMILNEQGKKISKRSGDTVAITEFADMGILPEAMLNYLARLGWAHGDDEFFSIEQFVQWFDLKDVSASPSRMDSKKLMWINSEHIKAADNQRLADLVAPRLAQQGIRVSGSLKLADVIAFVKDRAQDLNALASECAYFYAKATPAEADLAKHWDADAPARMRRFAALLAALPEGEWTAEGIHALFASFCEAEGIKMGKLGMPLRLAVCGTAKTPSVDAVLAMLGREEVLKRLAEV, from the coding sequence ATGACCATCAAAACCCGTTTTGCCCCCAGCCCCACAGGCTACCTCCACATCGGCGGCGTGCGCACCGCCCTTTATTCATGGGCGTTTGCCAAACACCACGGCGGCGAATTTTTGCTGCGCATTGAAGACACCGACCTAGAACGCTCCACCGCCGAAAGCGTGCAAATCATCCTGCAAGGCATGGACTGGGTAGGCTTACACGCCGACAACCGCGACCACATCGTCTACCAAACCCAAAATTTCCCGCGCTATAAAGAGCTTATCCAACAACTGCTTGCCAGCGGACACGCCTATTACTGCTATTGCAGCAAAGAAGAGCTCGCCGCCATGCGCGAAAAAGCCGAGCGCGAAGGCACCGCCACCTACGACCGCCGCTGGCGGCCCGAAGCAGGCAAAACCCTGCCCCCCATCCCCGCCGACATCCAACCCGTTGTCCGCTTCAAAAACCCGCTGGACGGCGCAACCCATTGGCACGATGCCGTAAAAGGCGAAATCAGCATCCCCAACGCCGCGCTCGACGACCTCATCATCGCCCGCGCCGACGGCACGCCCACCTACAACTTCTGCGTGGTGGTGGACGATTTTGACATGGGCATCACCCACGTGATTCGCGGCGACGACCATGTAAACAACACGCCCAAACAAATCAACATATTCAAAGCATTAGGCGCAACGCCCCCCGTGTACGCCCACCTGCCCATGATTTTGAACGAGCAAGGCAAAAAAATCTCCAAACGCAGCGGCGACACCGTTGCCATCACCGAATTTGCCGACATGGGCATCCTGCCCGAAGCCATGTTGAACTACCTTGCGCGGCTGGGCTGGGCGCACGGCGACGACGAATTTTTCAGCATAGAACAATTCGTGCAATGGTTTGATTTAAAAGACGTATCCGCATCACCCAGCCGCATGGACAGCAAAAAACTGATGTGGATAAACAGCGAACACATCAAAGCCGCCGACAACCAACGCCTTGCCGATCTGGTCGCCCCACGCTTGGCTCAGCAAGGCATCCGCGTTTCAGGCAGCCTGAAACTCGCCGACGTCATCGCCTTTGTCAAAGACCGCGCCCAAGACTTAAACGCGCTCGCCAGCGAATGCGCCTATTTCTACGCCAAAGCCACGCCCGCCGAAGCCGACCTTGCCAAGCATTGGGATGCCGATGCGCCCGCCCGCATGCGCCGCTTTGCCGCGCTGCTTGCCGCGCTGCCCGAAGGCGAATGGACAGCAGAAGGCATCCACGCGCTGTTTGCCTCGTTCTGCGAAGCCGAAGGCATCAAAATGGGCAAACTGGGCATGCCGCTGCGCCTTGCCGTGTGCGGCACCGCCAAAACGCCCAGCGTGGATGCGGTGCTCGCCATGCTGGGACGCGAGGAAGTGTTGAAGCGGCTGGCGGAGGTTTGA
- a CDS encoding PilT/PilU family type 4a pilus ATPase, protein MSEQNNPTAGLTNLLEDFVNDYQVKPQAPKAAPKGQPEKTVASVMAKKEKPGLHPLLEKMSAECEKRLASDIFISVNFPPSFKINGELTPVPLKPLTPQDTEVLVYSTMSDEQRIRFEEELELNYSVTSATGVRYRVNAYHEQGHVGMVWRRITTKILTVDDLKLPQGLKELAMQPRGLIILAGATGSGKSTSMAAMLDWRNKHAAGHIVTIEDPVEYIHTPIKSIFTQRELGIDTNSWSMAVQSAMRQAPDVVCVGEVRNEHTMEYALQLAQTGHLVFFTIHANNAVQAVERIMNFYPEEQHKQVLLDLSLNVVGIIGQRLARLIEGGRTAIVDLLINSPAMADYMMKGELIEMLRLIERSQSEGMQTFDQDLFKLYTAGRITLDEALRQAESASDLRLKITLWEEGKEPGQMYDRVSDLNIL, encoded by the coding sequence ATGTCAGAACAAAACAACCCCACCGCCGGCTTAACCAACCTGTTGGAAGACTTTGTGAACGATTACCAAGTGAAACCGCAAGCCCCCAAAGCCGCGCCCAAAGGGCAGCCTGAAAAAACCGTTGCCAGCGTGATGGCGAAAAAAGAAAAACCCGGTTTGCATCCCTTGCTGGAAAAAATGTCTGCCGAATGCGAAAAACGCTTGGCTTCCGATATTTTCATCAGCGTGAACTTCCCGCCCTCATTCAAAATCAACGGCGAGCTGACCCCCGTTCCGCTCAAACCGCTCACGCCGCAAGACACCGAAGTTTTGGTGTATTCCACCATGAGCGATGAGCAGCGCATCCGCTTTGAAGAAGAATTGGAGCTGAACTATTCGGTTACTTCCGCCACAGGCGTGCGCTATCGTGTAAATGCGTATCATGAGCAAGGACACGTTGGCATGGTTTGGCGGCGCATCACCACCAAAATCTTAACGGTGGACGATTTGAAACTGCCACAAGGCTTAAAAGAACTTGCCATGCAACCGCGCGGTCTGATTATTTTGGCGGGCGCAACAGGTTCGGGTAAATCCACTTCCATGGCGGCGATGCTAGACTGGCGCAACAAACACGCCGCAGGTCATATCGTTACCATTGAAGACCCTGTGGAATACATCCACACGCCAATCAAAAGCATTTTTACCCAACGTGAATTGGGCATTGACACCAACTCTTGGTCTATGGCGGTGCAATCTGCGATGCGTCAAGCCCCGGACGTAGTCTGCGTAGGCGAGGTGCGTAACGAACACACCATGGAATACGCCTTGCAGCTGGCGCAAACGGGGCACTTGGTATTCTTCACCATCCACGCCAACAACGCCGTGCAAGCGGTGGAGCGGATTATGAACTTCTACCCCGAAGAGCAACACAAACAAGTGCTGCTGGACTTGTCGCTCAACGTGGTGGGCATCATCGGGCAACGTTTGGCGCGTTTGATTGAAGGCGGTCGTACCGCGATTGTGGACTTGCTGATTAACTCGCCCGCGATGGCGGACTACATGATGAAAGGCGAGCTGATTGAGATGCTGCGCCTGATTGAACGCTCGCAATCCGAGGGCATGCAAACGTTTGACCAAGACTTGTTCAAACTCTACACCGCAGGGCGCATCACATTAGACGAAGCCTTGCGCCAAGCCGAATCCGCCAGTGACTTGCGCCTGAAAATCACCCTGTGGGAAGAAGGCAAAGAACCAGGGCAAATGTATGACCGCGTTTCGGATTTGAACATCTTGTAA
- the rsgA gene encoding ribosome small subunit-dependent GTPase A, whose protein sequence is MPETAQIITSYGRRYIVRTPNQQTYEASTRSKRTDYACGDWVNIQIINGEQAVIESVLPRQSLLYRQDAWKSKLIAANVTQLLIVVAAEPSPSEALLQRALIAAEAAHIRPVIVINKADLPSTAALQAKLSFYEQLGYKIITLSALGDVHSLREQLRGETNILLGQSGMGKSTLTNALLGETLARTQTISAALDSGKHTTTHAQLYDLDEHTKLIDSPGLQEFGLHHLAAADLLDYFPDLRHLIGQCRFHNCTHRAEPNCAVKAAAERGDVSAERVALLQKITDELLR, encoded by the coding sequence ATGCCCGAAACCGCCCAAATCATCACCAGCTACGGCAGACGCTACATCGTCCGCACGCCAAACCAGCAAACCTACGAAGCCAGCACCCGCAGCAAGCGCACCGACTACGCCTGCGGCGATTGGGTGAACATCCAAATCATCAACGGCGAGCAAGCCGTGATTGAAAGCGTGTTGCCGCGCCAAAGCCTGCTGTATCGCCAAGATGCGTGGAAATCCAAACTCATCGCCGCCAACGTAACCCAGCTTTTGATTGTGGTTGCCGCCGAGCCCAGCCCCAGCGAAGCCCTGCTGCAACGCGCGCTAATCGCCGCCGAAGCCGCGCACATCCGCCCCGTGATTGTCATCAACAAAGCCGATTTGCCCAGCACCGCCGCGCTGCAAGCCAAATTGTCGTTTTACGAACAATTAGGTTATAAAATCATCACGTTAAGCGCGTTGGGCGACGTGCACAGCCTGCGCGAGCAACTGCGCGGCGAAACCAATATCTTGCTCGGGCAAAGCGGCATGGGCAAATCCACGCTCACCAACGCGCTGCTGGGCGAAACCCTTGCCCGCACGCAAACCATTTCCGCCGCGCTGGATTCGGGCAAACACACCACCACCCACGCGCAACTGTATGATTTGGATGAACACACTAAGCTGATTGACAGCCCAGGTTTGCAAGAATTTGGCTTACACCATTTGGCAGCGGCGGATTTGCTGGATTATTTCCCTGATTTGCGCCACCTGATTGGGCAATGCCGTTTTCACAACTGCACCCACCGCGCCGAGCCCAACTGCGCAGTGAAAGCGGCGGCGGAACGCGGCGACGTGTCGGCGGAGCGCGTGGCGTTGTTGCAAAAGATTACGGATGAATTGCTGCGCTGA
- a CDS encoding multidrug effflux MFS transporter, with the protein MQTARPLSTKQMAFLMAMLIAIMPLSIDAYLPSLPNIATALQADIHQIEKSLSTFMFGVAAGQLLGGSLSDIKGRRNIALFGLTIFLIGCAGLIFVQNAEQLMALRMVQALGGGMSAVVVGALVRDNYQGKEAAQMFTLIGIILMLAPLVAPMLGSALQSLTGWRSIFAFLFVYASIVFALLFRFLPKHKSAEPLRLSHVKQIGSRYRQVFATLPALGFLFYQAASFSSMMAFLSESPFVYMKLYNLSSHQYAWVFGCNIVTMMLCNRLTAFGLRRDWHSRDLLKVGIALQGCANIALVASVLWFKQPPLALLIPLVMVSVGTQGLIAANTQALFMSNFKPEIAGSANAALSATQSLIGSLAGFSVAFLHNGTALVMTGTMLAATSIGLVLLLLFSRSQMWGKAA; encoded by the coding sequence ATGCAAACAGCCCGCCCCCTCTCCACCAAACAAATGGCATTCCTGATGGCGATGCTTATCGCCATCATGCCGCTGTCTATTGATGCCTACTTGCCCTCGCTGCCCAACATCGCCACCGCGCTGCAAGCCGACATCCATCAAATTGAAAAAAGCCTCAGCACATTTATGTTTGGCGTTGCCGCAGGGCAATTGCTCGGCGGCTCGCTGTCCGACATCAAAGGCCGGCGCAACATCGCCCTGTTTGGCTTAACCATTTTTCTGATTGGCTGCGCGGGGCTGATTTTTGTGCAAAATGCCGAGCAGCTGATGGCGTTGCGCATGGTGCAAGCCTTGGGCGGCGGGATGTCTGCCGTGGTGGTGGGCGCGTTGGTGCGCGATAATTATCAAGGCAAAGAAGCGGCGCAAATGTTCACCCTTATCGGCATCATTTTGATGCTGGCACCGCTGGTTGCGCCCATGCTCGGCTCGGCGTTGCAATCGCTCACGGGCTGGCGCAGCATTTTCGCCTTTTTGTTTGTCTATGCCAGCATCGTGTTCGCGCTGCTGTTTCGCTTTTTGCCCAAACACAAATCCGCCGAGCCGCTGCGCCTGTCGCACGTTAAACAAATCGGCAGCCGCTATCGCCAAGTGTTCGCCACGCTGCCCGCGCTTGGTTTTTTGTTTTACCAAGCCGCTTCGTTTTCATCCATGATGGCGTTTTTAAGCGAATCGCCCTTTGTTTACATGAAGTTATACAACCTAAGCTCGCATCAATACGCTTGGGTGTTTGGCTGCAACATCGTAACCATGATGCTGTGCAATCGGCTGACCGCGTTTGGCTTGCGCCGCGATTGGCACAGCCGCGATTTGCTGAAAGTCGGCATCGCGCTGCAAGGCTGCGCCAATATTGCCCTTGTTGCCAGCGTGTTGTGGTTCAAACAGCCGCCGCTGGCATTGTTGATTCCGCTGGTGATGGTGTCGGTGGGCACGCAAGGTTTAATCGCCGCCAACACCCAAGCCCTGTTTATGAGCAACTTCAAGCCCGAAATCGCAGGCAGTGCCAACGCCGCGCTATCGGCAACGCAATCGCTGATTGGCTCGCTGGCGGGCTTTTCGGTTGCCTTTTTGCACAACGGCACGGCGTTGGTGATGACAGGCACGATGCTCGCCGCCACCAGCATAGGCTTGGTGTTGCTGCTGCTGTTTTCGCGCAGCCAAATGTGGGGGAAGGCAGCCTGA
- a CDS encoding Smr/MutS family protein encodes MNYQDQLKALHKQAQAQTAARRAAEAQAKQQAAQEAEVNFSELMKDVTPIKNANQYIAPASRKTIKPRQQPADLGEDNYFYVGEGVQLEIPATFSKNGQGANDIKRLQNGHYEVVADVDLHGYTQEEAQQVLNEFIEFVKRRGVCGEIIHGSGLGSSGYTPVLKNLVRRWLMAHPDVLAYCEPHKGNDGAVRILVKRQRRPDPWAED; translated from the coding sequence ATGAACTACCAAGACCAACTCAAAGCCCTGCACAAACAAGCCCAAGCGCAAACCGCCGCCCGCCGCGCCGCCGAAGCGCAAGCCAAGCAGCAAGCCGCGCAAGAAGCCGAAGTCAATTTCAGCGAGCTGATGAAAGACGTAACCCCGATTAAAAACGCCAATCAATACATCGCCCCCGCCAGCCGCAAAACCATCAAGCCGCGCCAGCAGCCCGCCGATTTGGGCGAAGACAACTATTTTTATGTAGGCGAGGGTGTGCAGCTAGAAATCCCCGCCACATTCAGCAAAAACGGACAAGGCGCAAACGACATCAAACGCCTGCAAAACGGGCATTACGAAGTGGTCGCCGATGTGGATTTGCACGGCTACACGCAAGAAGAAGCCCAGCAAGTGCTCAACGAATTTATTGAATTTGTGAAACGGCGCGGCGTGTGCGGCGAAATCATCCACGGCAGCGGCTTGGGTTCATCGGGCTACACCCCCGTGCTCAAAAACCTTGTGCGCCGCTGGCTGATGGCACACCCCGACGTGCTCGCCTACTGCGAACCGCACAAAGGCAACGATGGCGCGGTACGCATTTTGGTAAAACGCCAACGCCGCCCCGACCCGTGGGCGGAGGATTGA